GTCTCACTTCAGCTTCACCTACAACGACTCCCATTAATGAAATCCGGTAGCAATTCGGTGACAAATCGAGGTTGTCACGAATATGAACTGCAGGCACTAAGAAGCCAAGTTCTTGAGATAACTTTTTACGCACACCTTTAATTCTACCGAGTAATTCACCACCTTGACCTTTATCGACTAATGGAATCAAACGGTAACCAACTTCAAGCCCTATAGTATCGACATGCTGTACATCTTCCCAACTTAACTCTTTTGGCTCAGTATCTTTTACTTCTGCAGGATTTTTCACTGCTTGCTCAAGAGCAGCTGTTTTGTTGTCAATATTACGCTTATAAATCATATAGGCAGCAAAGGCTGTAATAAAAGCAAACGTTAAGAATGCAAAATGTGGCATTCCAGGCACGATGCCCATAATAAACAATACGCCTGATGCAATCGCCATCGACTTATGGCTGACAAACATCTGACTTATCATCATGCCACCCATATCACCAGATTCATTTTGGCGAGTCACCATCAATGCTGCTGCGATAGATAACAATAGACCTGGTATTTGTGCCACAAGGCCATCACCAATAGTCAAAAGAGTATAGATTTCAACCGCGCTAGAGAAATCTAACCCATGCTGAACCATACCGATAACAAAACCACCTAATATATTAATGACCAAAATCATGATGCCAGCAATAGCATCACCTTTTACAAATTTTGACGCACCGTCCATCGCACCATAAAAGTCAGCTTCTTTAGTGACTTCGGCGCGGCGAACTCGAGCTTGATCTTGGGTCAGCGTTCCAGCGTTTAAGTCAGCATCAATGGCCATTTGTTTACCTGGCATTGCATCCAAAGTAAATCGAGCACTAACTTCAGAAATACGACCAGCACCTTTGGTTACAACGGCAAAGTTGATGATAATAAGAATAAGGAAAACCACTAAACCCACGGCATAGTTGCCACCAATGACTACAGAGCCAAAAGCTTCAATAACCTTACCTGCAGCATCACCACCGTTATGACCTTCTAATAGTACGATTCGAGTGGACGCTACATTCAATGCCAATCTAAGTAAGGTGGCGACTAAAAGTACGCTAGGAAATGCGGCAAAATCGAGTGGTCTATCAGAATAAATAGCAACAAGTAACACAACTAGCGCTAATGCAATATTGAATGAAAATAGAATATCTAACAGGAAGGCAGGCATGGGTAATACCACCATACCTAGAGCAGCAAGCACTAATAATGGCGTACCAACACCTTTAAAAGTACTGAACCTAACTTGCTTAACTTGACCTAATGCTGCTTTTACATCCATCAGTAGGAAACCTTTATAGTAATATTCTTGACGCCGACCTAGTCAAAATGCAATTACTAAGCCAAAAGAATATTATTAAAAGAACAGCAAGTTTAATTGAAGATTTTGTAAACGATTTAGTGTTTTAAATCATCTGGTATGGGTTGATTCAAAGGAATAGGTTTTGGACGCTTACCTTTGCCTTTTTGATATTGTTTTAACTGAAAAACATAAGCCAAAATTTGCGCAACAGCTGTAAATAATCCTTCAGGTACTTGTTGCTCAATTTTAGTAGTGTGGTAGATTGCTCGCGCCAAAGGCGGTGCAGAAACAATAGGAACTTCGTGCTCTCTAGCTATTTCACGAATTCTAAAAGCAACATCATCAACTCCCTTAGCAATTAAAAATGGTGCAGCAGATTGACTAACATCATATTTAACTGCAACTGCATAATGTTCAGGGTTGACCACAATAACATCAGCATTTGGCACCTCAGACATCATTCGCTTATTAGCCATTTCATGCTGCATCTGCCTAATTCGGCCTTTTACCTCGGGTTTACCTTCAGTGTCTTTGTATTCATCTTTAACCTCTTGCTTGGTCATTTTAAGCTGTTTATTGTGATTCCATATTTGAAACGGTACATCAATCACCACAATGATTAGCATTGAAGAACACAATAAAATGAACATCCAAACAAGCAGTTCTAATGCGTGATAAACGTTGCCGGGTAAATGATCGCTCGATAATGTCATTATCTCAAAGAAGTAAAAACTCAATAAGAAATAAGCTGACACCGCAACAACCGCAAACTTGGCAATCCCTTTTGTTAACTCAACCAAAGCTTGTGTGCCAAACATCCTCTTGAACCCTTTTGCAGGATTCATTTTGCTGCCTTTTGGCATAAAAGCTTTAACAGAGAAAGTCATTCCGCCTAAGATAATATTGCCAATAAATGCTATCAAGGCCAAAAAAGCGATAAAGCTAATGAGCGGAAAAGCAAGTTCATTACCTATCACGCCCCATACAAGAAACATTGAATTGGTATCGAATATTTGATCCCGTTCCATGGTCAACATTTGGGTCATCACACTATGCAAACTACGAGCTAGATTGGGCCCTACAATAGCAAAACCTACAGCAGATGCTAATAACACTGCTGCAGTGCCTAGCTCTTTGGAGCGCGCCACCTGTCCTTTATCTCGCGACTGCTGCAGTCGCTTGGCGGTGGGGTCCTCTGTGCGTTCTTGACCTGTATCTTCTGCCATCAGTAACCTACTGAGTTATTGAGCCGTCAATTTGACAGGTCAGTAGCAAAATATCACACATCAATATTTGGCCTTGTAGCCAAACCTCATCGAAATGAGCCATGATGGGTCCTAAAGTTAGCCATAAAATTAATAGCCCTGTCACCATAGTGACAGGAAAACCAATGGCAAAAATATTCAACTGTGGTGATGCACGGGTCATCACACCAAATGATAAGTTGATAAGTAACAGCGCCACAATAGCAGAAATAGACATGGTTAACGCTGCGCCAAACATATAACCACCAAATTCAGCTAACTTACGATAGTTAGTAATACTGAAACCTTGATTTGAAATTGGAATGGTATCAAAACTTGCCACCAGCATTTTGAACATTAGTAAATGTCCGTCTACCGCCAAAAAAATAAGTGTTGCTAGTAGTAAAAAGAAGTTACCCACTACAGGCGTTTGTTGCCCAGAACCTGGGTCAACCATAGATGCAAAACCTAAACTGGTTTGCATACCAATAATTTGACCTGTGAGTACAAAAGTCTGCATCACCAAAATGGTAACAAACCCCATCGCTGTGCCGATTAAAATTTGCTGAGCTGAAATAAACACAGCGCCTAATGAGAATAGTTCTATTGGTTCGACTGGAGCAGGCAAAACAGGTGCCACAGCGACTGTGATTGCAACTGATAAAAACAAACGAATTCTGGCGGGTGTGGTATTGGCGCCAAAAACCGCCATCACCATTAACATGGAAGATATTCTAAATAATGGCCACACATAGGCTGCTATTGTGCGGCTGATTTCTTCAAATAAAATTTCCACCAGTTAACCTATCACCATAGGGATCATATCCACCATGTTATAGAAAAAGTCCATCATGGTTTGTACTAACCAATGGCCTAAAAACATTAATGAAAATAGTGTCGTTAATAGTCTTGGAAGGAAGCTCAAGGTTTGTTCGTTAATCGAAGTCGCAGCTTGAAATACTGCCACAATTAAGCCAACAAATAGACCTGGTAAAATAATTGCCGCTACAATCAATACAATAACAGACAGGGCTTCACGAAAAATATCAATCAGTGACTCAGGTGACATCAGTAACGCTCCCTAGGTGCCGAAACTGTTTGCTAGCGTGCCCATGACTAATCCCCAACCATCTACTAGAACAAATAGCATAATTTTAAATGGCAGCGACACAATCATTGGCGATAACATCATCATCCCCATGGCCATTAAAATACTCGCCACCACCAAATCTAATACTAAGAATGGCACAAATAGCATAAAACCAATTTGGAAAGCGGTTTTTAGCTCACTAGTAATAAAAGCCGGAACCAACACACTCATTGGGGCTTGCTCAGGCGAGGTAATATTGGTGTAGCCAGAAATCTCTATAAAGGTTTCTAAATCAGTGGTTCTCACTTGGGAAAGCATAAATGCACGAAGAGGCTCTTTACCTACCTCGTAGGCTTGTTGCATGGTCAGTGATTCATTGATGTATGGCTCCACTGCTTGATCATAAATTTGATCAAAAACCGGCGCCATAATAAAAAATGTCATGAACATACTCATGCCTATGAGTACTTGATTAGAAGGTGTTTGCTGCAAACCTAAGGCTTGACGCAAAATAGATAGTACAACGATTATCCGCGTGAATGAGGTCAGCATTATCACCATTGCAGGGATAAAGCTCATTGCAGTCATCAGCAGCAATATTTGCATCGTTACTGAGTATTCAGTGCTGCCATCAGCACCAGTAGATACAGTAACGGCTTTTAAAATACCTTCTTCAGCAAAACTAAAAGGTGTAAAAAAAACAGCGGCAAATAAGGCAAGTACTATCCACTTTTTCATTATTGCTATTCCTTAGCCTGATCTTTTGCTTGCTGTTTTGCTTGCTTTAATCGACTGGCAAATGATGCTGTTTCGACATTAACTGCAGTATCAAGTTTTTCAATCAGGTTAACTTGTTGGGCTGTCACCCCAAGTAAATACTGCTGCCCTTCTAGCTCAACCAACACCAACTTTTCTTTTTGACCTAATGGTGTCATGGCGACAGTTTTGATGACACCTTGATTTGACTGAACCAAGTTAAGCTTTTTGACGATATAAGCTAATACAAAAATTATCGCAATAACAAGTATTAACCCTCCCATCATGCTA
This window of the Shewanella goraebulensis genome carries:
- the fliR gene encoding flagellar biosynthetic protein FliR; the encoded protein is MEILFEEISRTIAAYVWPLFRISSMLMVMAVFGANTTPARIRLFLSVAITVAVAPVLPAPVEPIELFSLGAVFISAQQILIGTAMGFVTILVMQTFVLTGQIIGMQTSLGFASMVDPGSGQQTPVVGNFFLLLATLIFLAVDGHLLMFKMLVASFDTIPISNQGFSITNYRKLAEFGGYMFGAALTMSISAIVALLLINLSFGVMTRASPQLNIFAIGFPVTMVTGLLILWLTLGPIMAHFDEVWLQGQILMCDILLLTCQIDGSITQ
- the fliP gene encoding flagellar type III secretion system pore protein FliP (The bacterial flagellar biogenesis protein FliP forms a type III secretion system (T3SS)-type pore required for flagellar assembly.); translated protein: MKKWIVLALFAAVFFTPFSFAEEGILKAVTVSTGADGSTEYSVTMQILLLMTAMSFIPAMVIMLTSFTRIIVVLSILRQALGLQQTPSNQVLIGMSMFMTFFIMAPVFDQIYDQAVEPYINESLTMQQAYEVGKEPLRAFMLSQVRTTDLETFIEISGYTNITSPEQAPMSVLVPAFITSELKTAFQIGFMLFVPFLVLDLVVASILMAMGMMMLSPMIVSLPFKIMLFVLVDGWGLVMGTLANSFGT
- the fliQ gene encoding flagellar biosynthesis protein FliQ — protein: MSPESLIDIFREALSVIVLIVAAIILPGLFVGLIVAVFQAATSINEQTLSFLPRLLTTLFSLMFLGHWLVQTMMDFFYNMVDMIPMVIG
- the fliO gene encoding flagellar biosynthetic protein FliO, which codes for MLNAVSLFTVASAAVTEVTASEPVSSEVAIRGAETSNIAALSSMMGGLILVIAIIFVLAYIVKKLNLVQSNQGVIKTVAMTPLGQKEKLVLVELEGQQYLLGVTAQQVNLIEKLDTAVNVETASFASRLKQAKQQAKDQAKE
- the flhA gene encoding flagellar biosynthesis protein FlhA, translating into MDVKAALGQVKQVRFSTFKGVGTPLLVLAALGMVVLPMPAFLLDILFSFNIALALVVLLVAIYSDRPLDFAAFPSVLLVATLLRLALNVASTRIVLLEGHNGGDAAGKVIEAFGSVVIGGNYAVGLVVFLILIIINFAVVTKGAGRISEVSARFTLDAMPGKQMAIDADLNAGTLTQDQARVRRAEVTKEADFYGAMDGASKFVKGDAIAGIMILVINILGGFVIGMVQHGLDFSSAVEIYTLLTIGDGLVAQIPGLLLSIAAALMVTRQNESGDMGGMMISQMFVSHKSMAIASGVLFIMGIVPGMPHFAFLTFAFITAFAAYMIYKRNIDNKTAALEQAVKNPAEVKDTEPKELSWEDVQHVDTIGLEVGYRLIPLVDKGQGGELLGRIKGVRKKLSQELGFLVPAVHIRDNLDLSPNCYRISLMGVVVGEAEVRHDCELAINPGQVYGKLDGIETTDPAFGLEAVWIAPEQREHAQTLGYTVVDTATVVATHISQLLTNNAAKLLGYEEVQQLMDMLGKNSPKLIDGFIPDIMPLGSVVKVMQNLLNEGVSIRDLRTIVQTLLEYGTKSNDTEVLTAAVRIALKRMIVQEISGPELEIPVITLAPELEQMLHKSMQATGGEGPNIEPGLAERMQKSLLDASQKQEMVGQPAILLTSGMLRSTLSRFVKYTIPNLRVISYQEIPDEKQIRIVSAVGQ
- the flhB gene encoding flagellar biosynthesis protein FlhB, producing the protein MAEDTGQERTEDPTAKRLQQSRDKGQVARSKELGTAAVLLASAVGFAIVGPNLARSLHSVMTQMLTMERDQIFDTNSMFLVWGVIGNELAFPLISFIAFLALIAFIGNIILGGMTFSVKAFMPKGSKMNPAKGFKRMFGTQALVELTKGIAKFAVVAVSAYFLLSFYFFEIMTLSSDHLPGNVYHALELLVWMFILLCSSMLIIVVIDVPFQIWNHNKQLKMTKQEVKDEYKDTEGKPEVKGRIRQMQHEMANKRMMSEVPNADVIVVNPEHYAVAVKYDVSQSAAPFLIAKGVDDVAFRIREIAREHEVPIVSAPPLARAIYHTTKIEQQVPEGLFTAVAQILAYVFQLKQYQKGKGKRPKPIPLNQPIPDDLKH